A window from Brucella sp. BE17 encodes these proteins:
- a CDS encoding DUF2125 domain-containing protein: MMQSEAHIGAGSRKTRRRVVFALFLVIFAVIYTVGWFYVAGRVETRARADMAKLAAQGIGVRCEDLRTGGYPVRVNVICDSISWQRPSAGMAFRAGRFTSGAPVYAPYSLRNALTGPAFVEFPGLTPLQVDWSSFTSNTRLARPFPKEIELAAHDVLISRRTEPTASESLGGLEQMNFNMSAVGEALELSGRFAGFKLAPSVIGNAKSPEVDGLADIELENAATLLAPGPDNFRDRLRGHQGTILQAFLSLPTGAMVSVAGPFSIDEEGQIDADVKLTLVNPQSLAQAGQIIFPEQGSNIATVLFALNAMPKDENGNPVMEIAVRKGKARAGFIPLGRLPAL; encoded by the coding sequence ATGATGCAATCCGAGGCACATATTGGAGCGGGCAGCAGGAAAACCCGCCGCCGCGTCGTGTTTGCGCTTTTTCTCGTTATTTTTGCTGTAATCTACACGGTTGGCTGGTTCTACGTTGCCGGGCGGGTCGAAACCCGTGCGCGGGCCGATATGGCTAAACTGGCTGCACAGGGCATCGGTGTTCGTTGTGAGGATTTACGCACCGGAGGTTATCCGGTCCGCGTTAATGTTATTTGCGACAGCATTTCATGGCAAAGACCAAGTGCGGGCATGGCCTTTCGTGCGGGGAGGTTTACTTCCGGCGCTCCGGTTTATGCGCCCTATTCGTTGCGCAACGCCTTGACCGGACCAGCCTTTGTGGAGTTTCCGGGCCTGACGCCGCTTCAGGTTGACTGGAGCAGCTTCACTTCCAATACACGACTGGCACGACCATTTCCGAAAGAGATCGAGCTTGCCGCACATGATGTCTTGATCAGCCGCCGCACCGAACCGACGGCGAGCGAGTCTTTGGGCGGTCTTGAGCAGATGAATTTCAACATGAGTGCGGTGGGTGAAGCATTGGAATTGAGTGGCCGTTTCGCCGGATTCAAGCTTGCGCCGTCAGTAATAGGTAATGCAAAAAGCCCTGAGGTCGACGGGCTTGCCGATATTGAACTCGAAAACGCCGCAACACTTCTGGCACCGGGACCGGACAATTTTCGCGACCGGCTTCGCGGCCATCAGGGAACGATTCTTCAGGCCTTTCTGTCGTTGCCAACGGGGGCCATGGTTTCAGTTGCGGGTCCATTTTCCATCGATGAAGAGGGACAGATCGATGCTGACGTCAAGCTGACGTTGGTTAATCCGCAATCGCTTGCGCAGGCGGGTCAGATTATTTTCCCCGAGCAAGGTAGTAATATCGCTACGGTGCTTTTTGCGCTGAATGCTATGCCAAAAGACGAAAACGGCAATCCCGTGATGGAGATTGCCGTTCGAAAAGGCAAGGCCAGAGCAGGCTTTATTCCGCTAGGACGTCTGCCCGCATTGTAA
- a CDS encoding gamma-glutamylcyclotransferase codes for MIIKQNETRRNDFWVFGYGSLMWRPGFAHVETVRARLHGFRRSLCIYSHVHRGTPDCPGLVLGLDAGGSCLGMAFRVPGDMTDEVMLYLREREMSTNVYHEKQLRLRLADGREVKAVTYVADRRHVQYAGSLTTEDAASIVAAAHGEAGANCDYVTNTLTHLRQMRVRDLALENIGELILKKAGQSASGSI; via the coding sequence ATGATCATAAAGCAAAATGAAACGCGCAGGAACGATTTCTGGGTTTTCGGATATGGCTCCCTAATGTGGCGACCGGGTTTCGCACATGTGGAGACTGTTCGTGCCCGGCTGCACGGCTTTCGACGCAGCCTGTGTATTTATTCGCATGTGCATCGCGGCACGCCTGACTGCCCTGGCCTTGTGCTCGGTCTCGACGCGGGTGGGTCTTGCCTTGGCATGGCGTTTCGGGTTCCCGGCGACATGACGGATGAAGTTATGCTCTATCTGCGGGAACGCGAAATGTCGACGAATGTCTATCATGAAAAGCAACTGCGTCTACGCCTTGCCGACGGTCGCGAGGTCAAGGCCGTCACCTATGTGGCCGACCGCCGCCACGTGCAATACGCAGGATCGCTTACAACGGAGGATGCCGCATCCATCGTCGCGGCGGCCCATGGCGAAGCCGGTGCCAATTGTGATTATGTCACCAATACCTTGACGCATCTGCGCCAGATGCGCGTGCGCGATCTTGCGCTTGAGAATATTGGCGAACTAATACTCAAAAAAGCTGGCCAGTCCGCTTCCGGTTCAATCTGA
- a CDS encoding YggT family protein, whose product MIALFRTIDLALNIYTWIIIASAIFSWLYAFNVVNSGNRFVASVGEFLYKVTEPVLRPIRNLLPDLGGIDISPIILLLLIFFIRQFMWTTLLPLFL is encoded by the coding sequence ATGATCGCATTATTCCGCACCATTGATCTGGCGCTTAATATCTACACGTGGATCATTATTGCCAGCGCCATTTTTTCGTGGCTCTATGCGTTCAATGTGGTGAATTCTGGCAACCGTTTTGTGGCCTCCGTTGGTGAATTTCTCTATAAGGTCACGGAGCCGGTTTTGCGCCCGATCCGCAATCTGTTGCCTGATCTCGGCGGCATCGATATTTCCCCGATCATTCTGTTGCTGCTTATTTTCTTCATCCGCCAGTTCATGTGGACGACGCTGCTGCCGCTCTTTCTCTGA
- the lysA gene encoding diaminopimelate decarboxylase: MNHFEYRDGVLHAENVSLPEIAKAVGTPFYVYSHATLARHYRVFSEAFADMDTLVTYALKANSNQAVLTALAKMGAGADTVSEGEIRRALAAGIPATKIVFSGVGKTPREMDFALQTGIYCFNVESEPELEILSSRAVALNKVASVSLRINPDVDAKTHAKISTGKSENKFGIPRVKAREAYARAAKLPGIDVIGIDMHIGSQIIDLEPFDNAFALMAQLVEELRADGHKIRHVDVGGGLGIPYHFDNNPPPLPVAYAEIVAKHIKPLGLKTVFEPGRLIVGNAGILVTEVIFVKEGDAKNFVIVDAAMNDLIRPTLYEAYHDIKPVKEANDDAPRIRADIVGPVCETGDYLGLDREMAKPEAGDLLAVFTAGAYGAVLSSTYNSRLLVPEVMVDGERYHVIRPRRTYEELLALDSIPDWL; the protein is encoded by the coding sequence GTGAACCATTTTGAATATCGTGACGGTGTTCTGCACGCCGAAAATGTCAGCCTGCCTGAAATTGCAAAGGCGGTCGGAACACCGTTCTATGTCTATTCGCATGCAACGCTGGCGCGCCATTATCGCGTGTTCAGCGAAGCTTTTGCGGATATGGACACGCTCGTCACCTATGCGCTGAAAGCCAATTCGAATCAGGCGGTTCTGACTGCGCTCGCAAAAATGGGTGCGGGCGCCGATACTGTATCCGAGGGCGAAATTCGCCGTGCGCTTGCTGCCGGTATTCCGGCCACTAAAATCGTATTTTCCGGCGTCGGCAAAACACCACGCGAAATGGATTTCGCACTTCAGACCGGAATCTATTGCTTCAATGTCGAATCCGAGCCGGAACTGGAAATTCTCTCAAGCCGTGCTGTGGCGCTTAACAAGGTGGCCTCGGTTTCGCTACGCATCAACCCGGATGTCGACGCAAAAACCCACGCCAAGATTTCGACCGGCAAGTCCGAGAACAAGTTCGGCATTCCACGCGTCAAGGCGCGCGAAGCCTATGCGCGTGCGGCCAAACTTCCGGGCATTGATGTCATCGGCATCGACATGCATATCGGCAGCCAGATCATTGATCTCGAACCGTTCGACAATGCCTTTGCGCTGATGGCGCAACTGGTCGAGGAATTGCGGGCCGATGGTCATAAAATCCGCCATGTCGATGTCGGCGGTGGCCTTGGCATTCCCTATCATTTCGACAACAACCCGCCGCCGCTGCCTGTCGCTTATGCGGAAATCGTCGCAAAGCACATCAAGCCGCTGGGGCTCAAAACCGTTTTCGAGCCGGGACGGCTGATCGTCGGCAATGCCGGAATTCTGGTGACGGAAGTGATTTTCGTCAAAGAAGGCGACGCGAAAAATTTCGTCATCGTCGATGCGGCGATGAATGACCTGATCCGCCCGACACTTTACGAGGCCTATCACGACATCAAGCCGGTCAAGGAAGCCAACGACGATGCCCCGCGCATTCGCGCCGATATTGTCGGCCCCGTCTGCGAAACCGGCGACTATCTCGGGCTTGATCGGGAAATGGCAAAGCCTGAAGCCGGCGATCTTCTGGCCGTTTTCACCGCAGGCGCTTATGGCGCGGTTTTGTCGAGCACATACAACAGCCGCCTTCTGGTGCCGGAAGTGATGGTCGATGGCGAGCGCTATCATGTCATCCGCCCACGCCGGACTTATGAGGAATTGCTGGCGCTCGATTCCATCCCGGACTGGCTTTAA
- a CDS encoding histidinol-phosphate transaminase has translation MTNQQTPTRPQPKTGLLEIAAYVPGKEHVEGVAKVYKLSSNETPIGPSPHAIEAYRYWADHLSIYPDGQAEALRDAIAQTQGLNNANIICGNGSDELLGLLCQTYLAPSDEAIITEHGFAVYKIQTLGAGATPVTVRETNERIDVDAILAALSPRTKIVFIANPANPTGTYLPFEEVRRLHAGLPKHVLLVLDGAYAEYVKRNDYEAGLELVSSNENVVMTRTFSKIHGLPGLRIGWMYAPLHVIDAVNRIRGPFNMNSAAIAAGAAAIRDRNHVDKSIAYNEKWLTWLTAEFTKLGLRVTPSVTNFLLVHFPDDGVHSADKADAWLCSHGYILRRVGGYGFPNALRMTVGPEEANRGVIAALTEFLK, from the coding sequence ATGACCAATCAGCAAACCCCTACCCGTCCCCAGCCCAAGACAGGCCTGCTTGAGATTGCAGCCTATGTGCCGGGCAAGGAACATGTGGAAGGCGTTGCCAAGGTCTATAAGCTCTCCTCCAACGAAACCCCCATCGGCCCCAGCCCCCATGCGATTGAGGCTTATCGATATTGGGCGGACCATCTCTCTATCTATCCCGACGGACAGGCAGAAGCGCTGCGTGACGCCATTGCGCAAACGCAAGGGCTGAATAACGCCAATATCATCTGCGGCAATGGTTCGGACGAGTTGCTTGGTCTTCTCTGCCAGACCTATCTTGCGCCGTCTGACGAAGCCATCATCACCGAGCATGGCTTTGCGGTTTACAAGATCCAGACGCTTGGTGCAGGTGCAACGCCAGTAACCGTCAGGGAGACGAACGAGCGTATTGATGTAGATGCCATTCTAGCAGCACTCTCACCGCGCACAAAAATCGTCTTCATCGCCAATCCCGCCAATCCGACTGGCACCTATCTGCCGTTCGAGGAAGTGCGGCGGTTGCATGCAGGCCTGCCAAAACATGTGCTGCTGGTGCTCGATGGGGCATATGCCGAATATGTGAAGCGCAATGATTACGAAGCCGGTCTTGAACTCGTATCATCGAATGAAAACGTCGTCATGACGCGCACATTCTCGAAAATTCACGGGCTTCCGGGTCTGCGAATCGGCTGGATGTATGCGCCATTGCACGTGATCGACGCGGTCAATCGCATTCGCGGACCGTTCAACATGAATTCGGCGGCAATTGCTGCTGGTGCCGCTGCCATTCGCGACCGTAATCATGTCGATAAATCGATCGCCTATAATGAGAAATGGCTGACATGGCTCACGGCAGAATTCACCAAACTCGGTTTGAGGGTCACACCTTCGGTCACTAATTTTCTTCTGGTGCATTTCCCGGACGATGGCGTCCATTCGGCGGACAAGGCCGATGCATGGCTTTGCAGTCACGGCTATATTTTGCGCCGCGTTGGCGGATACGGTTTCCCCAACGCGCTGCGCATGACTGTCGGACCGGAAGAAGCCAATCGCGGCGTGATCGCCGCACTCACCGAATTTTTGAAGTAA
- a CDS encoding lipoprotein codes for MTGRTAISSVLLIAALAASLAACGRKGPLEPPPAATITNDQGRTVEKPKEDKPFILDKLL; via the coding sequence ATGACAGGCCGCACCGCCATTTCTTCCGTCCTTCTGATCGCAGCATTAGCGGCAAGCCTTGCCGCTTGTGGTCGTAAAGGTCCGCTTGAGCCGCCGCCGGCGGCAACGATCACCAATGATCAGGGCCGCACGGTCGAAAAACCCAAAGAAGACAAACCTTTCATTCTCGACAAGCTGTTGTAA
- a CDS encoding class I SAM-dependent methyltransferase, producing the protein MHPDIIELRSFYDTTLGHVTERAIRMAVSAVWERVAGERLVGMGYCLPYLDRFSADTERTFAFMPAGQGAVAWPSAEKSATALVFDEELPLPDSSIDRILMIHALEYAENAPETLKEAWRVLAPNGRLVIVVPNRRGVWARFEHTPFGSGRPYSRGQLTALLREANFTVNAVSDALHFPPATRRWMMRPCLALEGLGRRLWPLFSGVLVIEAQKRLYQGLPVARRASRRVFVPVLAPQGTSASSLSKSKQKRTSDGLVAASKSEKL; encoded by the coding sequence ATGCACCCAGACATTATCGAATTGCGCTCCTTTTACGACACGACACTCGGCCATGTGACCGAACGCGCCATCCGCATGGCGGTCTCAGCCGTGTGGGAGCGGGTGGCCGGTGAACGGCTGGTCGGCATGGGATACTGCCTCCCCTATCTCGACCGTTTCAGTGCCGACACCGAGCGTACTTTCGCTTTCATGCCCGCCGGACAAGGTGCCGTGGCATGGCCATCGGCAGAAAAATCGGCAACCGCGCTCGTCTTCGATGAGGAACTGCCACTGCCCGATTCATCCATCGACCGGATTTTGATGATACATGCTCTGGAATATGCCGAGAATGCGCCGGAAACGCTGAAGGAGGCATGGCGTGTGCTGGCCCCAAACGGGCGGCTGGTCATCGTGGTGCCCAACCGCCGGGGCGTCTGGGCGCGCTTCGAGCATACACCATTCGGCAGCGGCCGCCCCTATAGCCGTGGACAGTTGACTGCCTTGCTTCGGGAAGCCAATTTCACGGTCAATGCGGTAAGCGATGCCCTGCATTTTCCGCCTGCCACACGCCGCTGGATGATGCGGCCCTGTCTGGCGCTTGAAGGCCTGGGGCGACGCCTGTGGCCACTTTTTTCCGGCGTACTGGTGATCGAAGCGCAGAAGCGTCTCTATCAAGGGCTGCCGGTTGCGCGGCGTGCGTCACGCCGTGTTTTCGTCCCGGTTCTGGCTCCTCAGGGCACATCGGCGAGCAGCCTCAGCAAGTCGAAACAGAAACGCACATCCGACGGCCTGGTTGCAGCATCAAAGTCCGAAAAATTGTAA
- the hpt gene encoding hypoxanthine phosphoribosyltransferase — translation MPQVGGKTIEVLFSPQQIAARNLELAEAIAGREFHDLLTISILKGSFIFAADLIRAMHDTGIEPDVEFITVSSYGTGTTSGEIRLLRDIDSNVRDRDVLLIDDILESGKTLKFVRELMLERGARSVSIAVLLDKSVRRKVDLEADFVAFECPDYFVVGYGMDVAHAFRQLPYVGHVKE, via the coding sequence ATGCCACAAGTCGGCGGCAAGACGATCGAAGTGCTTTTCAGCCCGCAACAGATTGCAGCGCGTAATCTCGAACTGGCTGAAGCCATCGCAGGACGTGAGTTCCACGATCTGCTGACGATTTCCATTCTCAAAGGTTCCTTTATCTTTGCGGCTGATCTTATCCGTGCCATGCACGACACCGGCATTGAGCCGGATGTCGAGTTCATCACCGTTTCAAGCTATGGAACCGGCACGACCAGCGGTGAAATCCGCCTCCTGCGCGATATCGACAGTAATGTCCGCGACCGTGACGTACTTCTGATCGACGATATTCTGGAATCAGGCAAGACGCTCAAATTCGTGCGGGAATTGATGCTGGAGCGCGGTGCCCGTTCGGTAAGCATTGCCGTATTGCTGGATAAGAGTGTTCGCCGTAAGGTCGATCTCGAAGCCGATTTCGTGGCTTTCGAGTGCCCGGATTATTTTGTGGTCGGCTACGGCATGGATGTGGCGCACGCATTCCGCCAATTGCCTTATGTCGGCCATGTAAAAGAATAA
- a CDS encoding prephenate/arogenate dehydrogenase family protein — MSTTHFEKITLIGIGLIGSSLARVIRREALANHIAIATRSTETLKRAEALNLGDSYFTDSAEAVRDADLVIVSVPVGSSGTVARQIAASLKPGAIVTDVGSTKASVIAQMQPELPDTVHFIPGHPLAGTEYSGPDSGFAELFTNRWCILTPLPNTDEAALEKLSAFWAACGSKLDTMDPQHHDLVLAIVSHLPHLIAYNIVGTASDLEQVTKSEVIKYSASGFRDFTRLAASDPTMWRDVCLHNKDAILEMLGRFSEDLASLQRSIRWGDGEALFDLFTRTRAIRRGIIDAGQEVDAPDFGRQAATQPKI; from the coding sequence ATGTCAACGACCCATTTTGAAAAAATCACGCTGATCGGGATCGGCCTCATCGGCTCATCGCTGGCTCGCGTCATCCGCCGCGAAGCTCTTGCAAACCACATCGCCATCGCCACCCGCAGCACTGAAACGCTTAAACGTGCCGAAGCTCTCAACCTCGGTGACAGCTACTTCACCGACAGTGCGGAAGCCGTCAGGGATGCCGATCTCGTCATCGTCTCGGTGCCGGTCGGCTCATCTGGCACTGTTGCAAGACAGATCGCAGCAAGCCTTAAACCAGGCGCTATCGTCACCGATGTCGGCTCGACCAAGGCATCGGTCATTGCACAAATGCAGCCGGAATTGCCCGACACGGTTCATTTCATTCCCGGCCACCCATTGGCAGGAACCGAATATTCGGGTCCGGATTCAGGCTTTGCTGAGCTTTTCACCAATCGCTGGTGCATTCTCACGCCACTTCCCAATACGGATGAAGCAGCACTTGAAAAGCTGTCCGCTTTCTGGGCGGCCTGCGGCTCAAAGCTCGACACGATGGACCCGCAGCATCACGATCTGGTGCTGGCCATCGTCTCGCACCTGCCTCACCTTATCGCCTATAATATTGTCGGAACGGCAAGCGATCTCGAACAGGTGACGAAATCGGAAGTGATCAAATATTCGGCTTCCGGTTTTCGTGACTTCACCCGTCTTGCCGCATCGGACCCAACCATGTGGCGCGATGTCTGTCTGCACAACAAGGATGCGATCCTTGAAATGCTCGGACGTTTTTCGGAAGATCTGGCGTCGCTACAACGCTCGATCCGCTGGGGTGATGGTGAGGCGCTGTTCGACCTTTTCACGCGCACGCGTGCTATCCGTCGCGGCATTATAGATGCGGGCCAGGAAGTGGATGCACCGGATTTCGGGCGTCAGGCAGCAACTCAACCAAAAATCTGA
- a CDS encoding TIGR02302 family protein gives MADRNDQKQHKGNPLWDAFLYLVSGSDAPLNRLRLRTFFTISFERFWPLILPLILLVALFTSISWFALFAQMPRWLHIAALALFGLAGLVALYLPFRFRLPTDDDVTARIESINALAHEPLAVQSEHVAAGADDPFAAALWREHQKRMAQKLRNLQSGLPRPRLPERDPYALRGAIVLLFVTAFAYSFSPNSGRIADAFHIRDGAGSTVARIDAWVTPPRYTGRAPVFLVTDGDEAQGANAITVPEGSIVSVRIIGGGSQRLSVTDAKGERRDINPQAPDESVVEGSQSFRHELKQDETLALSGPNTRWKFAVTPDTPPTISFTKEPGHALNGTLQLSYKIHDDYGAAKAFAEIVPLEIDDDEEAQPLYDAPELPLALPRRGTKDATTTKDLTEHPWAGQKVALTLVVTDAAGQIGRSETKIFSLPERPFTNPLAKAVAEQRRILALDATEHDHVLDMLSALMLRPEETIKNAGHYLGLVTIRTQLRMARSDDALRDTADYMWQVALGIEDGNLSAAERRLRQAQEALRNALQNGATQEEIEKLSAELRKAMQDFLREFAQRQQQNPNARRTAPDPNARMLSEKDLSRMMDQIENLARQGSREQAEQLLSQLQNLMNNLQMGQAQPGQQGQRGQQGQQSQMQQQMNKLGELMRRQQQTMNETFKLDQQMQRQFDNGLGEDEEELFPGDEGRPQQRQQPDAQSEAEMAEKMRKLQQEQQQLQSDLQKLMDELKESGIEPGKDFGDAGKSMGNAADALERSESGEAGDNQGNALDALRRAGRDMMQQMQQAMGQQGQGQQGQGQPGNNRGRDPLGRESGFGSNDDDTKIPGEIDIQRAREILDEIRRKLGNALTPQMEKEYLQRLLRFD, from the coding sequence ATGGCGGATCGAAACGACCAGAAGCAGCATAAAGGCAACCCGCTATGGGATGCCTTTCTGTATCTTGTCTCAGGCAGCGATGCGCCGCTCAACCGCCTGCGTTTGCGCACGTTTTTTACCATCAGTTTCGAGCGCTTCTGGCCGCTCATTCTGCCACTCATCCTGCTTGTAGCGCTTTTTACAAGTATCAGCTGGTTTGCACTATTTGCGCAGATGCCGCGATGGCTGCATATAGCAGCACTCGCGCTGTTCGGCCTTGCCGGGCTGGTCGCGCTCTATCTTCCTTTCCGCTTTCGCCTTCCAACCGATGACGATGTGACGGCACGCATTGAAAGCATCAATGCACTTGCGCACGAACCGCTTGCCGTGCAATCGGAGCATGTCGCCGCAGGCGCCGATGATCCTTTTGCCGCAGCTCTCTGGCGTGAACACCAGAAACGCATGGCGCAAAAGCTGCGCAATCTGCAATCCGGCCTGCCGCGCCCGCGTCTGCCTGAACGTGATCCTTATGCTCTGCGTGGAGCAATTGTCCTTCTTTTCGTGACCGCATTCGCCTATAGCTTTAGTCCCAATAGCGGGCGCATTGCTGATGCCTTTCATATCCGCGACGGTGCGGGTTCAACCGTGGCCCGTATTGATGCCTGGGTGACGCCGCCGCGCTACACCGGTCGAGCGCCGGTGTTCCTAGTGACGGACGGCGACGAAGCGCAAGGCGCCAATGCGATCACCGTGCCGGAGGGCAGTATTGTTAGCGTACGGATTATCGGTGGTGGTAGCCAACGTCTGAGCGTGACCGATGCAAAGGGTGAGCGCCGCGATATCAACCCGCAAGCGCCCGATGAAAGCGTTGTTGAAGGCAGCCAGAGCTTTCGCCATGAACTCAAGCAGGATGAAACGCTTGCGCTTTCAGGGCCGAATACGCGCTGGAAATTCGCAGTCACGCCCGATACGCCACCGACCATCAGCTTCACCAAGGAGCCGGGTCACGCGCTCAACGGCACCTTGCAATTAAGCTATAAAATCCACGACGATTATGGAGCGGCCAAGGCTTTTGCTGAAATCGTGCCGCTGGAAATCGATGATGATGAAGAAGCGCAACCGCTCTATGACGCACCCGAACTGCCGCTTGCGCTTCCACGCCGTGGCACAAAAGACGCCACGACAACCAAGGACCTGACGGAACACCCATGGGCAGGCCAGAAAGTGGCGCTGACCCTTGTCGTCACTGACGCCGCAGGCCAGATTGGTCGCAGTGAAACCAAGATCTTCTCGCTACCGGAGCGACCTTTTACAAACCCGCTGGCAAAGGCCGTTGCCGAGCAACGGCGTATTCTCGCACTGGATGCTACTGAGCACGATCATGTGCTCGACATGCTTTCTGCCTTGATGCTGCGCCCGGAGGAAACCATCAAGAATGCCGGACATTATCTCGGGCTCGTCACCATCCGCACGCAGCTTCGTATGGCACGAAGTGACGACGCTTTGCGCGACACCGCCGACTACATGTGGCAGGTCGCACTCGGCATCGAGGACGGCAATCTCTCGGCAGCCGAAAGGCGCCTGCGTCAGGCACAGGAAGCCTTGCGCAATGCTCTCCAGAACGGTGCCACGCAGGAAGAAATCGAAAAGCTTTCGGCTGAATTGCGCAAAGCGATGCAGGATTTCCTGCGTGAATTTGCCCAGCGCCAGCAACAAAATCCCAATGCGCGCCGCACGGCCCCCGATCCGAATGCCCGGATGCTCAGCGAAAAAGATTTATCGCGCATGATGGACCAGATCGAAAACCTGGCCCGTCAGGGTTCACGTGAACAGGCCGAACAGCTTTTGTCGCAATTGCAGAACCTGATGAACAATCTGCAAATGGGCCAAGCCCAACCCGGCCAGCAGGGACAAAGAGGGCAACAGGGCCAACAAAGCCAGATGCAGCAGCAGATGAACAAGCTCGGTGAGCTGATGCGTCGACAGCAGCAAACCATGAACGAGACGTTCAAACTCGACCAGCAGATGCAGCGACAGTTCGATAACGGCCTGGGTGAAGATGAAGAGGAACTATTCCCCGGTGATGAAGGCAGGCCACAGCAGCGACAGCAGCCTGACGCACAAAGCGAAGCTGAAATGGCGGAAAAAATGCGTAAGCTGCAACAAGAGCAGCAGCAGCTTCAGTCAGATTTGCAAAAGCTGATGGATGAACTCAAAGAATCTGGCATCGAACCCGGAAAGGATTTTGGGGACGCCGGAAAATCCATGGGCAACGCCGCTGATGCGCTTGAGCGTAGTGAAAGCGGGGAAGCCGGCGACAATCAGGGCAACGCGCTTGACGCGCTACGTCGCGCTGGTCGTGATATGATGCAACAAATGCAGCAAGCTATGGGCCAACAAGGCCAGGGACAGCAGGGTCAGGGTCAACCGGGCAATAATCGCGGGCGCGATCCGCTCGGACGCGAATCCGGCTTTGGCAGCAATGACGACGACACCAAAATCCCCGGCGAAATCGACATTCAGCGGGCGCGCGAAATTCTCGACGAAATCCGCCGCAAACTTGGCAACGCGCTGACGCCGCAGATGGAAAAAGAATATCTGCAACGTCTCCTGCGATTTGATTAG
- the argH gene encoding argininosuccinate lyase: MSEQKSSNQMWGGRFASGPDAIMEEINASIGFDRKLYAQDIQGSLAHAQMLVNTGIIAAEDHKKIDEGLKTILKEIEDGTFTFSRKLEDIHMNIEARLADLIGASAGRLHTARSRNDQVAVDFRLWVKQELQKTAGALKNLIEAFLERAEEHAATVMPGFTHLQTAQPVTFGHHCMAYVEMFGRDLSRVNDAIERMDESPLGAAALAGTGFPIDRHMTAKALGFREPTRNSLDSVSDRDYALEFLSLAAICAGHLSRLAEEIVIWSTPQFNFVKLSDAFSTGSSIMPQKKNPDAAELVRAKTGRINGSLIALLTIMKGLPLAYSKDMQEDKEQVFDTAENLELAIAAMSGMVRDLTINVSAMKKAAGSGYSTATDLADWLVRELGLPFREAHHVTGRAVALAESKKVDLSKLTLQDLQSINPGITDAIFDYLSVEKSVKSRQSFGGTAPQEVRRQIRYWKKRIAKA, translated from the coding sequence ATGAGCGAACAAAAATCAAGCAACCAAATGTGGGGCGGCCGTTTTGCCTCAGGGCCCGATGCGATCATGGAAGAGATCAATGCATCGATCGGCTTCGACCGCAAGCTCTATGCGCAGGATATTCAGGGCTCGCTTGCCCATGCCCAGATGCTCGTAAACACGGGCATCATTGCGGCAGAGGATCATAAAAAGATCGATGAGGGTCTCAAAACCATTCTCAAAGAAATCGAGGACGGCACATTTACCTTTTCGCGCAAGCTCGAAGACATTCACATGAATATCGAGGCGCGGCTGGCTGATCTTATCGGTGCCTCGGCTGGACGTCTGCATACGGCGCGCTCTCGCAACGATCAGGTGGCGGTTGATTTCCGCCTCTGGGTCAAGCAGGAGTTACAGAAAACCGCTGGCGCGCTCAAAAACCTGATTGAAGCCTTTCTCGAACGCGCCGAAGAACATGCGGCAACCGTCATGCCGGGCTTTACCCATTTGCAGACAGCACAACCGGTCACTTTCGGTCATCATTGCATGGCCTATGTGGAAATGTTCGGCCGCGATCTTAGCCGCGTGAATGACGCCATCGAGCGCATGGACGAATCACCCTTAGGTGCCGCTGCCTTGGCAGGAACCGGCTTCCCCATAGACCGCCACATGACCGCCAAGGCGCTGGGTTTTCGTGAGCCGACCCGCAATTCACTCGACAGCGTTTCCGACCGCGACTATGCGCTGGAATTTTTGTCGCTGGCCGCGATCTGCGCCGGTCATCTGTCGCGACTAGCTGAAGAAATCGTCATCTGGTCGACGCCGCAGTTCAATTTTGTAAAGCTTTCCGACGCTTTCTCGACCGGCTCTTCCATCATGCCGCAAAAGAAAAACCCGGATGCCGCCGAACTGGTGCGCGCCAAGACGGGTCGCATCAATGGCTCGCTCATTGCCCTTCTCACCATCATGAAGGGTCTGCCGCTCGCCTATTCCAAGGACATGCAGGAAGACAAGGAACAGGTTTTCGATACTGCCGAAAATCTGGAACTTGCCATTGCCGCCATGAGCGGCATGGTGCGCGACCTCACCATCAATGTCAGCGCCATGAAAAAAGCCGCAGGCTCCGGCTATTCGACCGCGACCGATCTTGCCGACTGGCTGGTCCGTGAACTGGGCCTTCCGTTCCGTGAGGCCCATCATGTCACGGGTCGCGCAGTGGCACTTGCTGAAAGCAAGAAGGTTGACCTCTCCAAGCTGACACTTCAAGACCTGCAATCGATCAATCCCGGCATTACAGATGCCATCTTCGACTATCTGAGCGTCGAGAAATCGGTAAAAAGCCGTCAGTCTTTTGGCGGCACAGCACCACAGGAAGTACGCCGCCAGATTCGCTATTGGAAAAAGCGGATCGCCAAGGCGTGA